Genomic segment of Prionailurus viverrinus isolate Anna chromosome B4, UM_Priviv_1.0, whole genome shotgun sequence:
GACCATCTTGGCAAGGCCAGCGTGGGCAGAGCAGCGGGCAGGAGGCAGGCAGTCTGGACACAGAAAAGCGCCCCCCAGACACCCCCGGCTCAGCCACGCTCTCCCCGCGCATCCCTAAGCCCCTCCTGCCCTTGGCTTCCCCGCCCACAGCACATCCCCACGGAGGCCTCTTACCTGCAGGCTCAACCCTTCCGACCTCCTCTCCTTCAGACTCTTTGTCCCTCAGAGTTAGTCAGGGTTCTGCCGAGGATGAAACTCTCAGGGCAGTgtcagccccagcccctgcccctgcccctgcccctgctccaactccgccctcctccccagcccctgccccagccccagccccagccccagccccagttcCGACCCCTGCCCCGAGTAGTGAGTCAAGGCCTATGTCCCAGGAGCCCAGTGTGGCTCTCTGCAAGGACAACCAGGAAGGGCAGATCTCATCTAGCTGGGAAAACCTTATTTCGATGGTTCTTAGGAGTCACCCTTTCCCCAGGCAAGAGAGACGCCAAGGGAGAGCCCCAAGGGCAGCTCCCAGGAGCCCTAGAGATCCCAGCACTGATGCACCCTCTGAGAACAGAGAGTCTGGTTCTCCCCCTGAAGGGGCCGCCACCAGCCTGGAGGTCAGGAATGGCTCCGCCGTTGGAATGGTCACAGAAGCTGGCACAGGGGGCCTGCCTGAGGCTGGGTGTCCGCAACAGCAGAGAAGCTCGGATACCAGGGAGGCTCCTACTCCAGACCCTCCCTCAGGCCCAAGGCCAGATGCAGTGGATGAGATACATCCAGACTCCCCACTGCCTGGAGCCGCAATGCCTGGGGCCCCATCACGGTCCCCTGGGCAGAGGCAACCCGGCCCTGTACCCTCCCCCACCGCGAGGGGGGTCTCACAGCCTGTCCCACGGCCCCGGAAACGCAGCATGTGTGAAATAGCAGAGAGCTCTGAGTGGGAGGTCAGCCAGATGGTACCactgaggcaggagggagaggctccaggggagaggCCCCGCCCTGCAGGCAGCGGGGCAGTCCTCACAGAAAAGCAGGAGGCCCGAAAACTCAAGGTGCTTCTGCAGAGGCCCGGGAGCCGGGGGGTGGCGGAGGGGCCTCGGAAGCCCAGCTCCCTAGCCCGGGAGCCCACTCTGGCCGCGGCTCGACGACAGCGGCTGGACCTGGGCAGCTGCCTGGATGTACTGGCCTTTGCCCAGCAGCACGGGCAGCCTGGCCTGGTGCAGGAGACCTATGGGCTGATGAGCGACAATCTGCTGCACGTGCTAGGAGACCCGGGCCTCTACCGGCAGCTGAGCGGGGCCGAGCGGGAGCGCATCCTGAGCCTTCGGACGGGCCGGGGCCAGGCGGTGGTGGGGGTCCTTGTGCTGCCCAGCCTCTACCCGCTGAGCCGCTCGGGGCTCACAAGGGGCCCTTGTGGGGAGGAGGCCCCTACGGTGGGACCCGCACCCCCGCCTCCTCGCACGCACCTGCACGTGTTCAACCCCCAAGAAAACACATGGCGGCCCCTGACACAGGTGCCGGAGGAGGCCCCGCTGCGGGGCTGTGGCCTCTGCACCATGCACAACTACCTGTTCCTGGCGGGGGGCATCCGCGGCTCCGGTGCCAAGGCTGTCTGCTCCAACGAGGTCTTCTGCTACAACCCACTGACCAACATCTGGAGCCAGGTGCGGCCCATGCAGCAGGCCCGTGCCCAGCTCAAGCTGGTGGCCCTGGATGGGCTTCTTTACGCCATCGGTGGAGAGTGCCTGTACAGCATGGAGCGCTATGACCCGCGCACGGATGCCTGGACCTCGCGCGCGCCCCTCCCTGCGGGCACCTTCCCTGTGGCACACGAGGCTGTGGCCTGCCGTGGGGACATCTATGTCACCGGGGGCCACCTCTTCTACCGCTTGCTCAGGTACAGCCCTGCGAAGGATGCGTGGGATGAGTGCCCCTACAGTGCCAGCCACCGGCGTCCCAGCGACATGGTGGCATTGGGAGGTTTCCTGTACCGCTTCGACCTGCTGCGGGGTGTGGGCGCTGCGGTGATGCGCTACAACACTGTAACGGGCTCCTGGAGCCGggctgcctccctgcccctgcccgacCCGGCCCCCCTGCACTGCACTGCACTGGGCAACACCATTTACTGCCTCAACCACCAGGTCACCGCCACCTTTACGGTCTCTGAGGGGACTGCCCAGTTCCAGGCCAGGGAGTTGCAGCCCTTTCCTCTGGGGAGTAAGGGGGTCCTCTGTCCATTCATCTTGACTCTGCCTGCCACCGACCGGCTGCAAACAGCCCTCTGAGCTGCTGCTCTCTAGGGAGACCCTGGGCCTGGGGGTCTGAGGGCAAGTGGAGCACAGGAGGTGGCTGGCAGAACCTTCTGCTGTTGTTTCTATGacagctttgtttttctgttctaatAAGGCTC
This window contains:
- the KLHDC7B gene encoding kelch domain-containing protein 7B, whose amino-acid sequence is MSQEPSVALCKDNQEGQISSSWENLISMVLRSHPFPRQERRQGRAPRAAPRSPRDPSTDAPSENRESGSPPEGAATSLEVRNGSAVGMVTEAGTGGLPEAGCPQQQRSSDTREAPTPDPPSGPRPDAVDEIHPDSPLPGAAMPGAPSRSPGQRQPGPVPSPTARGVSQPVPRPRKRSMCEIAESSEWEVSQMVPLRQEGEAPGERPRPAGSGAVLTEKQEARKLKVLLQRPGSRGVAEGPRKPSSLAREPTLAAARRQRLDLGSCLDVLAFAQQHGQPGLVQETYGLMSDNLLHVLGDPGLYRQLSGAERERILSLRTGRGQAVVGVLVLPSLYPLSRSGLTRGPCGEEAPTVGPAPPPPRTHLHVFNPQENTWRPLTQVPEEAPLRGCGLCTMHNYLFLAGGIRGSGAKAVCSNEVFCYNPLTNIWSQVRPMQQARAQLKLVALDGLLYAIGGECLYSMERYDPRTDAWTSRAPLPAGTFPVAHEAVACRGDIYVTGGHLFYRLLRYSPAKDAWDECPYSASHRRPSDMVALGGFLYRFDLLRGVGAAVMRYNTVTGSWSRAASLPLPDPAPLHCTALGNTIYCLNHQVTATFTVSEGTAQFQARELQPFPLGSKGVLCPFILTLPATDRLQTAL